A single region of the Kineosporiaceae bacterium SCSIO 59966 genome encodes:
- a CDS encoding NAD(P)(+) transhydrogenase (Re/Si-specific) subunit beta, translating into MNLLPETWTALLYLAAAVAFILALKGLSSPRTARRGNLIGAAGAALALVTVFLSSDLDNILPILAAIAVGTALAVPAARRVPMTSMPQLVALFNGVGGGAAALVALLELPAMTAWGGQLAVAFTVPVGAVAFSGSVVTFLKLQEVMTTRPVVLPGAPVLMVASALGVVVLAGVLAATGSTPAALVLLALGLVVGLLLVLPVGGADVPIVISLLNAMTGLAVAASGLVLDNTVLLVGGTLVGASGTILTRAMAAAMGRSVSGILFGALRGGSTAGSTAVSDRPVRSSSPEDVAILLAYAHRVVVVPGYGLAVAQAQHTMAELAQTLEAKGIEVLYGIHPVAGRMPGHMNVLLAEANVPYEALKEMDEINPVFKTTDVVLVVGANDVVNPAAKTTPGAPIYGMPILEVADAQQVVFLKRSMRPGFAGIENELLYDPKTTLLFGDAKESLTKVLSAVKGL; encoded by the coding sequence GTGAACCTGCTGCCCGAGACCTGGACGGCGCTGCTCTACCTCGCCGCTGCCGTCGCGTTCATCCTCGCCCTCAAGGGCCTGTCCTCGCCGCGGACCGCGCGCCGCGGCAACCTCATCGGCGCGGCCGGCGCGGCGCTCGCGCTGGTCACCGTGTTCCTGTCCTCGGACCTGGACAACATCCTGCCCATCCTCGCCGCGATCGCGGTCGGCACGGCGCTCGCCGTGCCCGCCGCCCGCCGGGTGCCGATGACGTCGATGCCGCAGCTCGTCGCCCTGTTCAACGGGGTCGGCGGCGGGGCCGCTGCCCTGGTCGCCCTGCTCGAGCTGCCGGCGATGACGGCGTGGGGCGGCCAGCTCGCGGTGGCGTTCACCGTCCCGGTCGGTGCGGTCGCGTTCTCCGGCTCGGTCGTGACGTTCCTCAAGTTGCAGGAGGTGATGACGACCCGGCCCGTCGTCCTGCCCGGCGCCCCGGTGCTCATGGTCGCCTCCGCCCTCGGGGTCGTCGTCCTGGCCGGTGTGCTCGCCGCGACCGGGTCCACCCCCGCAGCACTGGTCCTGCTCGCCCTCGGCCTCGTCGTGGGACTCCTGCTCGTCCTGCCGGTGGGCGGCGCGGACGTGCCAATCGTCATCTCCCTGCTCAACGCGATGACCGGCCTGGCCGTCGCGGCGTCCGGGCTCGTCCTGGACAACACCGTGCTGCTCGTCGGCGGCACGCTCGTCGGCGCCAGCGGCACCATCCTCACCCGGGCGATGGCCGCGGCGATGGGCCGCTCGGTGTCCGGCATCCTCTTCGGCGCCCTGCGCGGCGGCTCCACGGCCGGGTCGACCGCGGTGTCCGACCGGCCGGTCCGCTCGTCCTCGCCGGAGGACGTCGCGATCCTGCTCGCCTACGCCCACCGGGTCGTCGTCGTCCCCGGGTACGGGCTCGCGGTGGCCCAGGCCCAGCACACGATGGCCGAGCTGGCGCAGACCCTGGAGGCCAAGGGGATCGAGGTGCTCTACGGCATCCACCCGGTCGCCGGCCGGATGCCCGGGCACATGAACGTGCTGCTCGCCGAGGCGAACGTGCCGTACGAGGCGCTCAAGGAGATGGACGAGATCAACCCGGTGTTCAAGACGACCGACGTCGTCCTCGTCGTCGGCGCCAACGACGTCGTCAACCCGGCGGCCAAGACGACCCCGGGGGCGCCGATCTACGGGATGCCGATCCTCGAGGTCGCCGACGCCCAGCAGGTGGTGTTCCTCAAGCGGTCCATGCGGCCCGGGTTCGCCGGCATCGAGAACGAGCTGCTCTACGACCCCAAGACCACGCTGCTGTTCGGTGACGCCAAGGAGTCGCTGACCAAGGTGCTGTCCGCCGTCAAGGGGCTGTGA
- the paaI gene encoding hydroxyphenylacetyl-CoA thioesterase PaaI, with protein sequence MWAADDASRALGMELLDVGPGRAVLRMTVRADMVQGHRSCHGGVLFALCDSAFAFACNSSGVVTVGASADITWVTPAYEGDVLLAEAVEEVRFGRNGVTRVRVTRESDGALVALFTGRSRSLGRPLV encoded by the coding sequence ATGTGGGCCGCGGACGACGCCAGCCGGGCGCTGGGGATGGAGCTGCTCGACGTCGGCCCGGGCCGCGCCGTCCTGCGGATGACGGTGCGGGCCGACATGGTGCAGGGGCACCGCAGCTGCCACGGCGGCGTGCTGTTCGCCCTGTGCGACAGCGCGTTCGCGTTCGCGTGCAACTCCAGCGGGGTGGTCACCGTCGGGGCCAGCGCCGACATCACCTGGGTGACGCCCGCCTACGAGGGAGACGTGCTGCTCGCCGAGGCCGTCGAGGAGGTCCGGTTCGGCCGCAACGGGGTCACCCGGGTCCGGGTGACGCGAGAGTCCGACGGGGCGCTCGTGGCCTTGTTCACCGGACGCTCCCGATCCCTCGGGCGCCCGCTGGTCTGA
- a CDS encoding heavy-metal-associated domain-containing protein has protein sequence MTTTTYDVKGMTCDHCVHAVTTELKGLDGVTAVDVDLDAGGTSKVTVTSEAPLDEDAVRAAVDEAGYELA, from the coding sequence ATGACCACCACCACCTACGACGTCAAGGGCATGACCTGCGACCACTGCGTCCACGCCGTCACCACGGAGCTCAAGGGGCTGGACGGGGTCACCGCCGTCGACGTCGACCTGGACGCCGGCGGGACGTCGAAGGTCACCGTGACCAGCGAGGCCCCGCTCGACGAGGACGCCGTCCGCGCAGCCGTCGACGAGGCCGGCTACGAGCTCGCCTGA
- a CDS encoding phosphotransferase, translated as MSGRTFTKRRADAPPGFFAVEAAGLRWLAEAGGVPVPRPVSVGPDHIELPYLDPAPPTATAAEALGRGLARTHAAGAPAFGSPPADWAGDGFIGPLPLAHRPSASWGAFYADLRVEPFARRAHTLGSLTDRALDAVLAVCDRLRSGELDDGRPPARLHGDLWSGNVIWTADGAVLVDPAAHGGHPETDLAMLQLFGLPHLDRVLAAYDEAAPLTDGWRERVGLHQLHPLLVHAVLFGPSYGAAAERAALSVP; from the coding sequence CTGAGCGGGCGCACGTTCACCAAGCGCCGGGCGGACGCCCCGCCCGGGTTCTTCGCCGTCGAGGCGGCCGGCCTGCGCTGGCTCGCCGAGGCGGGCGGCGTCCCGGTCCCCAGGCCGGTCTCGGTCGGCCCCGACCACATCGAGCTGCCTTACCTGGACCCGGCGCCGCCGACGGCGACCGCTGCCGAGGCGTTGGGCCGGGGCCTGGCGCGCACGCACGCGGCCGGCGCCCCCGCGTTCGGCAGCCCACCGGCCGACTGGGCCGGCGACGGCTTCATCGGCCCGCTGCCCCTGGCACACCGGCCGTCCGCGTCGTGGGGCGCCTTCTACGCGGACCTGCGGGTCGAGCCGTTCGCCCGCCGAGCCCACACCCTCGGCTCGCTCACCGACCGTGCCCTGGACGCCGTCCTCGCGGTCTGCGACCGGCTGCGCTCCGGCGAGCTGGACGACGGCCGCCCGCCGGCCCGCCTGCACGGTGACCTGTGGTCCGGCAACGTCATCTGGACCGCGGACGGCGCCGTCCTGGTCGACCCGGCCGCCCACGGCGGGCACCCGGAGACGGACCTGGCGATGCTCCAGCTGTTCGGCCTGCCGCACCTGGACCGGGTGCTCGCCGCCTACGACGAGGCCGCCCCGCTGACCGACGGCTGGCGGGAGCGGGTCGGGCTGCACCAGCTCCACCCGCTGCTCGTGCACGCCGTGCTGTTCGGCCCCTCCTACGGGGCGGCAGCGGAGCGGGCCGCGCTCAGCGTCCCGTGA
- a CDS encoding NAD(P) transhydrogenase subunit alpha, whose translation MRVAVPAETLPGERRVAVTPETVAQLVGAGLEVVVQRGAGRHAFVPDDAYTGAGAVVVEAVDAAAVDVLLHVRPLPPAVPPRLREGAITIGLCSPSTELPTVAALRDARTTSFALELVPRISRAQSMDALTSQALVAGYRCVLEAATRLPRFLPLFMTAAGTVPPARVLVLGAGVAGLQAIATARRLGAVVSGYDVRSSSADEVRSMGATFVDLGLDALEGGGGYAREMTEERARAQREALAPHVADADVVITTAAVPGRSAPLLVTTPMVAAMKPGSVVVDLAAESGGNVEASVPGQDVAVPATAGGGDVVVVGMRDAASTMPVDASRLYAKNVANLLLLMTTDGEVVPDFDDEVVAGACLTHAGEVRHEPTRILLEGGQ comes from the coding sequence GTGAGAGTCGCTGTCCCCGCCGAGACGCTGCCCGGCGAGCGCCGGGTAGCCGTCACCCCTGAAACCGTGGCCCAGCTCGTCGGCGCCGGGCTGGAGGTCGTCGTCCAGCGTGGCGCAGGCCGGCACGCGTTCGTCCCGGACGACGCGTACACCGGCGCCGGTGCCGTCGTCGTCGAGGCCGTGGACGCCGCGGCCGTCGACGTCCTGCTGCACGTGCGGCCGCTGCCCCCGGCGGTCCCGCCGCGGCTGCGCGAGGGGGCCATCACGATCGGCCTGTGCTCTCCGTCCACCGAGCTGCCCACCGTGGCGGCTCTGCGGGACGCGCGCACGACGTCGTTCGCGCTCGAGCTCGTGCCGCGGATCTCCCGCGCCCAGTCGATGGACGCGCTGACCTCGCAGGCCCTCGTCGCGGGTTACCGCTGCGTCCTGGAGGCGGCCACCCGGCTGCCCCGGTTCCTGCCGCTGTTCATGACCGCTGCCGGGACGGTGCCGCCCGCCCGGGTGCTCGTGCTGGGCGCCGGTGTCGCCGGGCTGCAGGCCATCGCCACCGCCCGGCGGCTCGGCGCCGTCGTGTCGGGCTACGACGTGCGGTCCTCCTCCGCGGACGAGGTGCGCTCGATGGGGGCGACGTTCGTCGACCTAGGCCTGGACGCCCTGGAGGGCGGCGGCGGGTACGCCCGGGAGATGACCGAGGAGCGGGCCCGCGCCCAGCGCGAGGCGCTGGCACCGCACGTCGCCGACGCGGACGTCGTGATCACTACCGCCGCGGTCCCGGGACGCTCGGCCCCGCTGCTCGTCACGACGCCGATGGTGGCCGCCATGAAGCCCGGCAGCGTCGTCGTCGACCTGGCGGCGGAGTCCGGCGGCAACGTCGAGGCGTCCGTGCCCGGGCAGGACGTCGCGGTGCCGGCCACGGCCGGCGGGGGCGACGTCGTCGTCGTCGGGATGCGGGACGCCGCCAGCACGATGCCGGTGGACGCCTCCCGCCTGTACGCGAAGAACGTCGCGAACCTGTTGCTGCTCATGACGACCGACGGCGAGGTGGTGCCCGACTTCGACGACGAGGTCGTCGCCGGGGCCTGCCTCACCCACGCCGGCGAGGTCCGGCACGAGCCCACCCGCATCCTGCTCGAGGGAGGCCAGTGA
- a CDS encoding MBL fold metallo-hydrolase — MPGTGDDAAGWVEVAAGVLVRRHAGLDLNATVVLGDDACLVVDTRATLAQGRRLADAVRRLTAAPWTVACTHDHFDHWYGNAAFAGPGVRVLGHEAGRFDDASRADAVAYLRDDGDPVAAAQAASTPLVPPTERVAAQTRLELGGRHVLLVHHGRGHTDHDLLVEVPDAGVLVAGDLVEVGADPAMDDAYPLEWPGTLARALAGAAGRPPRTVVPGHGDVVAAEVADDQRADLQRLAERAAELAAKLAGAVTVPDDVLDRAAAGLPFDPATCRTALRRVLAGTPGADPGHG; from the coding sequence GTGCCCGGCACCGGGGACGACGCCGCCGGCTGGGTCGAGGTGGCGGCCGGGGTGCTCGTACGCCGGCACGCCGGTCTCGACCTCAACGCCACCGTCGTCCTCGGGGACGACGCCTGCCTCGTCGTCGACACCCGCGCCACCCTGGCCCAGGGCCGCCGGCTCGCGGACGCCGTCCGCCGGCTCACCGCGGCGCCGTGGACGGTGGCCTGCACCCACGACCACTTCGACCACTGGTACGGCAACGCCGCGTTCGCCGGCCCCGGCGTCCGGGTGCTCGGTCACGAGGCCGGCCGGTTCGACGATGCCAGCCGGGCCGACGCGGTGGCGTACCTGCGCGACGACGGCGACCCGGTGGCGGCGGCGCAGGCCGCGAGCACCCCACTGGTCCCCCCGACCGAGCGGGTGGCGGCGCAGACCCGGCTCGAGCTCGGCGGCCGGCACGTGCTGCTCGTGCACCACGGCCGGGGCCACACCGACCACGACCTGCTCGTCGAGGTGCCCGACGCCGGCGTGCTCGTCGCCGGTGACCTCGTCGAGGTCGGCGCCGACCCGGCGATGGACGACGCGTACCCGCTGGAGTGGCCGGGCACGCTGGCGCGGGCGCTCGCGGGGGCGGCCGGCCGGCCGCCCCGCACGGTCGTGCCGGGGCACGGCGACGTGGTGGCCGCGGAGGTCGCGGACGACCAGCGCGCGGACCTGCAGCGGCTGGCCGAGCGCGCCGCCGAGCTGGCCGCCAAGCTGGCCGGAGCGGTGACCGTGCCGGACGACGTCCTGGACCGGGCCGCGGCAGGGCTGCCGTTCGACCCGGCCACCTGCCGGACGGCGCTGCGCCGAGTGCTGGCGGGGACGCCGGGCGCCGACCCGGGTCACGGCTGA
- a CDS encoding 3-hydroxyacyl-CoA dehydrogenase has translation MITRGLGVAGLHDHAAGFGGSGGVSRPVPGSATVTEYTIPAGAAVGVLGAGTMGAGIAEVAARAGHPVTVVDAAAGAAERAVADVGRRLARDVERGRLSRQEADAVAARLTPGSSVEDLAGCRVVVEAVVERLEVKRDLFAALERLVDPTAVLATNTSSLSVTALAAGLAHPERVVGLHFFNPAQRMRLVEVVRGDACAPDVVEAAAEMARAWGKTPVVCTSTPGFIVNRVARPYYGEAQRMVEEGVADPATIDAVLREAGGFPMGPFELTDLVGQDVNLAVSRSVWEQTFGDPRYAPTVFQQRLVDAGRLGRKTGHGVFRYADDRAVDAEPATAPQRSAPAVLERVVHGEDRGFSVMEPFLARAVAAGVAIEVVDESDDEISVDPGIRLPGGAMLLEQQGESATTTWGEGGAVVLLDWAHDPATCTRVALSPSPDTPQESLDAAIGLCQAAGAAVSVVGDSPGGVVARTVAMLVNEAVELVARGEASAEDVDVAMLLGTGYPSGPLEWGDRLGQLTVATIIERLHEAFPTGRYRAGLALTRSVRAGVNLRDL, from the coding sequence GGATCGGCGACCGTGACCGAGTACACGATTCCGGCGGGCGCGGCGGTCGGCGTTCTGGGTGCGGGCACGATGGGGGCCGGCATCGCGGAGGTCGCGGCCCGGGCGGGCCACCCGGTGACCGTCGTGGACGCCGCAGCGGGGGCGGCGGAGCGGGCCGTCGCGGACGTCGGACGCCGCCTGGCCCGCGACGTCGAGAGGGGCCGGCTGTCCCGGCAGGAGGCCGACGCCGTCGCCGCCCGGCTCACCCCCGGATCCTCGGTGGAGGACCTGGCGGGCTGCCGGGTCGTCGTCGAGGCGGTGGTGGAGCGGCTGGAGGTCAAGCGGGACCTTTTCGCCGCACTCGAGCGCCTCGTCGACCCGACCGCCGTCCTGGCGACGAACACCTCCTCGCTGTCGGTGACCGCCCTCGCGGCCGGACTGGCCCACCCCGAGCGGGTCGTCGGTCTGCACTTCTTCAACCCGGCGCAGCGGATGCGGCTGGTCGAGGTGGTCCGCGGTGACGCCTGCGCGCCGGACGTCGTCGAGGCCGCCGCCGAGATGGCCCGGGCCTGGGGCAAGACCCCGGTCGTGTGCACGTCCACCCCGGGGTTCATCGTCAACCGGGTGGCCCGCCCCTACTACGGCGAGGCGCAGCGGATGGTCGAGGAGGGGGTCGCCGACCCCGCCACCATCGACGCCGTGCTCCGGGAGGCCGGGGGCTTCCCGATGGGGCCGTTCGAGCTCACCGACCTGGTCGGCCAGGACGTCAACCTCGCCGTCTCCCGGTCGGTGTGGGAGCAGACGTTCGGCGACCCCCGTTACGCCCCGACCGTGTTCCAGCAGCGGCTCGTCGACGCCGGCCGGCTCGGCCGCAAGACCGGTCACGGCGTGTTCCGGTACGCCGACGACAGGGCGGTGGACGCCGAGCCCGCCACCGCGCCACAGCGCAGCGCTCCCGCCGTCCTGGAGCGGGTGGTGCACGGTGAGGACCGTGGCTTCTCGGTGATGGAGCCGTTCCTGGCCCGCGCGGTCGCCGCCGGCGTCGCCATCGAGGTCGTCGACGAGTCCGACGACGAGATCTCCGTCGACCCCGGCATCCGGCTGCCCGGCGGCGCGATGCTCCTGGAGCAGCAGGGCGAGTCCGCGACGACCACGTGGGGTGAGGGCGGCGCGGTCGTGCTGCTCGACTGGGCCCACGACCCGGCGACGTGCACCCGGGTGGCGCTCAGCCCCTCCCCCGACACCCCGCAGGAGTCCCTGGACGCCGCGATCGGGCTGTGCCAGGCGGCCGGTGCCGCGGTCAGCGTCGTCGGGGACTCCCCCGGCGGTGTCGTCGCGCGTACCGTCGCCATGCTCGTCAACGAGGCGGTGGAGCTCGTCGCCCGCGGGGAGGCCAGCGCGGAAGACGTCGACGTGGCGATGCTGCTCGGGACCGGCTACCCCTCCGGGCCGCTGGAGTGGGGTGACCGTCTCGGTCAGCTGACCGTGGCGACCATCATCGAGCGACTGCACGAGGCGTTCCCGACCGGCCGGTACCGGGCCGGGCTGGCGCTGACGCGGTCGGTGAGGGCTGGGGTGAACCTACGTGACCTCTGA
- the purB gene encoding adenylosuccinate lyase produces the protein MRTVQTEPSPPSPPSPTPPTPPTPLADAGVPLGPLDGRYRPVVAPLVEHLSEAALNRERLRVEVEWLIHLTEHQVVPGARRLTEAETARLRGLAAGFGPADVAEVAEIERVTVHDVKAVEYLLKRRMAGTTLEDLTELVHFGCTSEDINNLAYALMVRGAVQQVWLPAARAVVHSVTAMAHELADLPVLARTHGQPATPTTLGKELAVLAHRLRRQLGRVERAEYLGKVNGATGTWSAHVVAVPAVDWAQVSRRFVEGLGLTWNPLTTQIESHDWQAELYADVARFNRVLHNLCTDVWTYISLGYFVQVLDQQSQGSIGSSTMPHKVNPIRFENAEANLEVSTALLDVLASTLVTSRLQRDLSDSSMQRNIGSAFGHSLVALDNVRRGLAGLDADPAATARDLDANWEVLGEAVQSVMRAAGIAGTPGMDEPYERVKELTRGRRVDGETMRQFVAGLGLPDAERERLLALTPAGYTGLAAELVARYLPRD, from the coding sequence ATGCGGACCGTGCAGACCGAGCCCTCGCCGCCCTCGCCGCCCTCGCCGACACCGCCGACACCGCCGACACCGCTGGCGGACGCCGGCGTCCCGCTCGGGCCGCTGGACGGCCGCTACCGCCCGGTCGTGGCCCCGCTCGTCGAGCACCTGTCGGAGGCGGCGCTCAACCGCGAACGGCTGCGGGTGGAGGTGGAGTGGCTCATCCACCTCACCGAGCACCAGGTCGTCCCCGGTGCCCGGCGGCTCACCGAGGCCGAGACGGCCCGGCTGCGCGGCCTCGCCGCCGGCTTCGGTCCCGCTGACGTCGCCGAGGTCGCCGAGATCGAACGGGTCACCGTGCACGACGTCAAGGCGGTCGAGTACCTCCTCAAGCGCCGGATGGCCGGGACGACGCTGGAGGACCTCACCGAGCTCGTGCACTTCGGCTGCACCAGCGAGGACATCAACAACCTGGCGTACGCGCTCATGGTGCGCGGCGCCGTCCAGCAGGTCTGGCTGCCCGCCGCCCGCGCCGTCGTCCACTCCGTCACGGCGATGGCGCACGAGCTCGCCGACCTGCCGGTGCTGGCCCGCACCCACGGGCAGCCGGCCACGCCGACGACCCTCGGCAAGGAGCTCGCCGTGCTGGCGCACCGGCTCCGTCGCCAGCTGGGTCGGGTCGAGCGCGCCGAGTACCTCGGGAAGGTCAACGGCGCGACCGGCACCTGGTCGGCGCACGTCGTCGCCGTCCCGGCGGTGGACTGGGCCCAGGTGTCGCGCCGTTTCGTCGAGGGCCTGGGGCTCACGTGGAACCCGCTGACCACCCAGATCGAGTCGCACGACTGGCAGGCGGAGCTCTACGCGGACGTGGCCCGGTTCAACCGGGTGCTGCACAACCTCTGCACCGACGTGTGGACCTACATCTCCCTGGGCTACTTCGTCCAGGTACTCGATCAGCAGAGCCAGGGCTCCATCGGCTCCTCGACGATGCCGCACAAGGTCAACCCCATCCGGTTCGAGAACGCCGAGGCGAACCTCGAGGTGTCCACGGCCCTGCTCGACGTCCTGGCCTCGACCCTGGTCACCTCCCGGCTGCAGCGGGACCTCAGCGACTCCTCGATGCAGCGCAACATCGGCTCGGCCTTCGGGCACTCGCTGGTGGCCCTCGACAACGTCCGTCGCGGACTCGCCGGCCTGGACGCCGACCCGGCCGCCACGGCCCGCGACCTGGACGCGAACTGGGAGGTGCTCGGGGAGGCCGTGCAGTCGGTCATGCGCGCCGCCGGGATCGCCGGCACCCCCGGGATGGACGAGCCGTACGAGCGGGTCAAGGAGCTCACCCGGGGACGACGGGTCGACGGCGAGACGATGCGCCAGTTCGTCGCCGGCCTCGGGCTGCCCGACGCCGAGCGGGAGCGGCTGCTGGCGCTGACCCCCGCCGGCTACACCGGCCTGGCGGCCGAGCTCGTCGCCCGGTACCTGCCCCGGGACTGA
- a CDS encoding metal-sensitive transcriptional regulator, with protein sequence MATARPGYRGTKDDYLKRLRRIEGQVRGLHRMVEEDTYCIDVLTQVSAVTKALQAVSLGLLEDHIAHCVVDAARAGDAEAEEKVREVADAIARLVRS encoded by the coding sequence ATGGCGACGGCCCGACCCGGCTACCGGGGCACCAAGGACGACTACCTCAAGCGGCTGCGCCGCATCGAGGGCCAGGTCCGCGGCCTGCACCGGATGGTCGAGGAGGACACCTACTGCATCGACGTCCTCACCCAGGTCTCGGCGGTGACCAAGGCGCTCCAGGCGGTGAGCCTGGGTCTGCTCGAGGACCACATCGCGCACTGCGTCGTGGACGCCGCCCGCGCCGGGGACGCCGAGGCCGAGGAGAAGGTCCGTGAGGTGGCCGACGCCATCGCCCGCCTCGTCCGCTCCTGA
- a CDS encoding low molecular weight phosphotyrosine protein phosphatase, which translates to MCRTGAVGEHGPVPDRYRVTFVCTGNICRSPMAETVLRRRAEREGLSDVLDVRSSGTGDWHVGQPADRRAVAALAARGYDASGHRARQVTESDLDEHDLVVPLDRGHLAALRAMARTPEQRARIRLLRSFDPDADDDEVADPYYGDDEHFDEVLDQIESAVTGILDHVRRATGAGDRPGTPS; encoded by the coding sequence ATGTGCAGGACAGGTGCGGTAGGCGAGCATGGGCCGGTGCCCGACCGCTACCGCGTGACGTTCGTCTGCACCGGCAACATCTGCCGCTCACCGATGGCCGAGACGGTGCTGCGCCGCCGCGCCGAGCGCGAGGGCCTCAGCGACGTCCTCGACGTCCGGTCCAGCGGGACGGGGGACTGGCACGTCGGCCAGCCCGCCGACCGGCGGGCCGTGGCCGCCCTCGCCGCCCGCGGGTACGACGCGTCGGGTCACCGGGCCAGGCAGGTCACCGAGTCCGACCTCGACGAGCACGACCTCGTCGTCCCCCTGGACCGCGGGCACCTGGCTGCGCTGCGGGCGATGGCCCGCACTCCCGAGCAGCGGGCCCGTATCCGGCTGCTGCGCTCCTTCGACCCCGACGCCGACGACGACGAGGTGGCAGACCCGTACTACGGCGACGACGAGCACTTCGACGAGGTGCTCGACCAGATCGAGTCCGCGGTGACGGGGATCCTGGACCACGTCCGGCGGGCAACGGGGGCGGGCGACCGGCCGGGGACGCCAAGCTGA
- a CDS encoding NAD(P) transhydrogenase subunit alpha, which produces MDGVALLTIFVLSVFVGFEVVSKVSSTLHTPLMSGANAIHGIVLVGAILVAGHADDTLTLVVALVAVLMATVNLVGGFVVTDRMLEMFRGRPRDGAARGGEVQR; this is translated from the coding sequence ATGGACGGCGTCGCGCTGCTCACCATCTTCGTGCTGTCGGTGTTCGTCGGGTTCGAGGTGGTGTCGAAGGTGTCCAGCACCCTGCACACCCCGCTGATGTCCGGCGCGAACGCCATCCACGGCATCGTCCTCGTCGGCGCCATCCTCGTCGCCGGGCACGCGGACGACACCCTCACCCTCGTCGTCGCGCTCGTCGCAGTGCTGATGGCGACGGTCAACCTCGTCGGAGGCTTCGTGGTGACCGACCGGATGCTCGAGATGTTCCGGGGTCGCCCCCGAGACGGCGCTGCCCGCGGCGGGGAGGTGCAGCGGTGA